In Halichondria panicea chromosome 9, odHalPani1.1, whole genome shotgun sequence, a genomic segment contains:
- the LOC135341975 gene encoding general transcription factor IIF subunit 2-like — MSGGPSKPSTSKRARELDTTNATKGVWLVKVPNYLDEAWRKALPSTDLGVMTINNDPSAVNVTFNLSEELSHQTDPDQPPLPTKHRVVMQSLSSQSLSVFSEGEGGGQVVAEGKVSQRADIQPLDSAAYMKLKQHQIRAAGKTKNTATKLDSTPLSSIKPVASHPEAKAKASKQLDKRARDDRDKVLNSIFQAFHAHQFYAFRDLVQITKQPPMYLKELLKEVCLYNTKAPHKNTWELKADYKRTGESSCD; from the exons ATGTCGGGTGGTCCATCTAAACCGAGCACTAGCAAGCGTGCTCGAGAGCTGGACACCACCAACGCCActaagggggtgtggttagtcAAGGTGCCCAACTATCTGGACGAGGCTTGGCGTAAAGCGCTCCCCTCTACTGACCTAGGGGTCATGACCATTAACAA tgatccGAGTGCCGTGAATGTGACCTTCAACCTCTCCGAGGAGCTATCCCACCAGACAGACCCTGACCAGCCTCCTCTGCCCACTAAGCACAGAGTAGTAATGCAGTCTCTCTCCAGTCAGAGTCTCTCAGTGTTCTCTGAGGGTGAAGGTGGTGGTCAGGTAGTGGCAGAGGGCAAGGTGTCTCAGAGGGCAGACATACAACCTCTAGACAGTGCTGCATACATGAAGCTCAAACA ACATCAGATTAGAGCTGCTGGTAAAACGAAAAATACAGCGACTAAACTGGACTCTACCCCACTGAGCTCGATCAAGCCTGTGGCCAGTCATCCTGAGGCCAAGGCTAAGGCTAGCAAGCAATTAGACAAGAGGGCTAGGGATGACAGAGACAAAGTCCTCAACAGCATCTTCCAAGCCTTCCATGCTCACCAGTTCTACGCCTTCAGGGATCTCGTGCAAATCACCAAACAACCACCA ATGTACCTGAAGGAGCTGCTGAAGGAGGTGTGTCTCTACAATACCAAGGCTCCACATAAGAACACTTGGGAGCTCAAGGCAGACTACAAACGAACTGGCGAAAGCAGTTGTGACTAA
- the LOC135341911 gene encoding protein starmaker-like gives MSSSKSKRFVSVFDRLGPGTDEADSGGGSSRRFSTEKHQSPVDKPSRHSGSYSLSSPGPEQLPPRERKTSGQSEFEDKKHQLHYREGRPRPLDHPHESDSDERLERRKLPPVKGHKSSGAKQRGGGKHRGTSSDSSDSDSGREGTKQQKRDSESLRRSKHEVDAKRRYHDRKDKPSGGTPVEVKGRSHGKDMATPHEIGGHKRRKEESYSEPRYGDRKRKHDDDLSSYDYKKARLSDAPLQSPHRIKGELIEHKRRHEPSPRERRHPRSHTPETTPTTTKISDPLKNKADKRIKKTSSSLDNMEVVTETPETPKALNWNYLSSYTQRQTAKLDHSKPRSALERFTPGALFARVGLSLSLAGPDYYRVISSAVSTHLQQEGDPFRGADFAALGLTRVREGRETVFQTGECRRALTASDDLLIRRKLRKQNQSEFLPRLDSPASWESQDYSTAVSLYNSLGKRLSGKPAYRVQDSSVGELLVAR, from the exons ATGAGCAGCAGTAAGAGTAAGAGATTTGTGAGTGTTTTTGACCGACTAGGACCTGGAACTGATGAG GCTGACAGTGGCGGTGGCAGTAGCCGACGGTTCTCCACAGAAAAGCATCAGTCCCCAGTAGACAAGCCGTCCAGACACAGCGGCAGCTACTCCCTCTCCTCCCCCGGCCCCGAGCAGCTACCACCCAGAGAGAGAAAGACTAG CGGTCAGTCTGAGTTTGAGGACAAGAAGCACCAGCTCCATTATCGTGAGGGAAGACCACGCCCCCTGGACCACCCACATGAATCAGACTCTGACGAACGATTAGAACGCAGAAAATTACCACCAGTTAAAG GTCACAAGAGTAGCGGGGCTAAGCAGCGTGGTGGAGGGAAGCACAGGGGGACCTCCAGTGACAGCTCTGATAGTGACAGTGGCAGAGAAGGCACTAAACAACAAAAGAGAGACTCGGAAAGCCTCAGACG CTCTAAACACGAGGTAGACGCTAAGAGACGATATCATGATAGGAAAGACAAGCCTTCCGGGGGCACGCCAgtagaggtcaaaggtcgttCCCATGGTAAAGATATGGCCACGCCACACGAGATTGGAGGACATAAACGACGAAAAGAAGAAAGCTACAGTGAGCCTCGATATGGAGATAGGAAACGAAAACACGATGATGACCTTTCATCCTATGACTACAAGAAGGCTCGACTATCAGATGCCCCCCTCCAATCCCCACATAGGATCAAAGGTGAACTGATTGAGCACAAGAGGAGACACGAACCATCACCACGGGAACGCAGACATCCACGCTCACATACCCccgagaccacacccactaccaCCAAGATATCGGACCCCCTCAAGAATAAGGCGGACAAAAGAATCAAGAAGACAAGCTCTTCACTGGACAACATGGAAGTGGTGACTGAGACACCGGAAACACCCAAAGCTCTCAATTGGAACTATCTCAGTTCTTACACACAACGACAGACGGCCAAACTGGACCACTCTAAACCACGCTCTGCCCTCGAGAGGTTTACACCAGGAGCACTGTTTGCACGAGTGGGGCTCTCCCTGTCGTTAGCAGGCCCTGACTATTATCGTGTTATCTCGTCTGCTGTGTCTACTCACCTGCAACAAGAAGGGGACCCGTTTAGAGGAGCTGACTTTGCAGCATTGGGCCTGACTCGAGTGAGAGAGGGAAGggagactgtgttccagacaGGAGAGTGTCGGAGGGCATTGACTGCCTCGGATGATCTACTCATACGGAGGAAACTCAGGAAACAAAATCAATCA GAGTTTCTGCCGCGACTGGACAGCCCCGCCTCCTGGGAGTCTCAGGACTACTCAACTGCTGTGTCCCTATATAATTCCCTCGGCAAAAGGTTGTCAGGGAAACCAGCGTACAGAGTACAGGACTCTAGTGTGGGGGAACTGTTGGTAGCTAGGTAG
- the LOC135341998 gene encoding profilin-like: MSWDSYLDNLVAQSKDASGTAHVDKCCIIGLDGGAPWTTAASAVAFKLEGQEGPNIAKCFKSKDYTSFMTSGIRASGEKYQFLREEDKKIVYGKKKGMGALTMQASKTAIVIAHCPEGSQQGNTNKAVGVIADYLESLGM; encoded by the exons ATGTCGTGGGATTCTTATCTGGACAACCTGGTAGCACAGAGCAAGGATGCTAGTGGCACTGCTCACGTTGATAAGTGCTGTATAATCGGCCTTGACGGTGGGGCACCATGGACTACTGCTGCAAGTGCAGTTGCTTTCAAG CTTGAAGGGCAAGAGGGTCCCAACATTGCCAAATGTTTCAAGAGCAAGGATTACACTTCTTTCATGACGTCAGGAATTAGAGCTTCAGGAGAGAAGTATCAATTTCTCCGAGAAGAGGATAAGAAGATAGTATATGGCAAGAAGAAGGGAATGGGTGCCCTCACAATGCAAGCCTCCAAAACAGCTATTGTTATTGCTCACTGCCCCGAGGGATCTCAGCAAGGAAACACAAACAAAGCGGTTGGAGTTATTGCAGATTACCTTGAGAGCCTCGGCATGTAG
- the LOC135341957 gene encoding COP9 signalosome complex subunit 6-like — MESAIESRVLSSSSGSVSVSLHPLVIMNISDHYTRSHMQRGGTTKECVYGALLGTQKGRSVEICNSFELVVTSVDDAIVLDREYFTEKEEQFRQVFSSMEFLGWYTIGDTPTSQDAAFHEQLCRDRDNSLLLKLNTCARTNQLPVSVYESLIEIVEAQPKVLFAGVTYTLATEDAERVGVDHIARASVTGASERSAVSEQLSAQYGAAKMLHSRVRLVLDYLKSVQTGELPTNMEVLREIASLCDQLPVIDNQLFKKDFYSQTNEVLLMSYLAAITKGVATASEFVSKVNVVYDRHGIGRRSRGLLF, encoded by the exons ATGGAGTCTGCGATTGAGAGTCGAGTGTTGTCCAGCTCCTCTGGGAGCGTGAGTGTGTCCCTACATCCGCTCGTTATCATGAACATCTCGGATCACTACACCAGATCACACATGCAGCGAGGAGGAACAACAAAAG agtgtgtgtatggtgccCTCCTGGGGACACAGAAAGGTCGTAGTGTGGAGATCTGCAACTCTTTTGAGCTGGTGGTGACATCAGTCGATGATGCGATAGTACTAGACAGAGAGTATTTCACTGAGAAGGAGGAACAAT TTCGCCAGGTGTTCTCAAGCATGGAGTTCCTGGGCTGGTACACGATAGGGGACACTCCCACCTCTCAGGATGCAGCCTTCCACGAACAACTATGCAGAGACAGAGACAATAGCCTCTTACTGAAGCTCAACACATGTGCTAGGACCAATCAG TTGcctgtgagtgtgtatgaGAGTCTCATTGAGATAGTCGAGGCCCAGCCTAAAGTCTTGTTTGCTGGTGTGACATATACTCTAGCCACAGAGGATGCAGAGAGGGTAGGGGTGGACCACATAGCCAGGGCCTCTGTCACTGGGGCCTCAGAGAGATCAGCAG TTTCTGAGCAGCTGAGTGCCCAGTATGGTGCCGCCAAGATGCTCCACTCTCGAGTGCGTCTTGTCCTCGATTACCTCAAATCCGTGCAGACAG GAGAGCTGCCTACCAACATGGAGGTGCTGAGGGAGATAGCCAGCCTCTGTGACCAGCTACCAGTCATTGACAACCAACTATTTAAGAAAGACTTTTATAGT CAAACTAACGAAGTTCTGCTCATGTCCTATTTAGCTGCTATCACTAAGGGCGTAGCTACAGCTAGTGAG TTTGTGTCCAAGGTGAATGTGGTGTACGACAGACACGGGATTGGACGGAGGTCCAGGGGGCTCCTATTTTGA
- the LOC135341992 gene encoding protein FAM133-like has protein sequence MGKKKKGAVCNNPVAMARASGPPPVTGPTIRDYLARDRPSLEEATALLQQSACRYKGSGAMAAYEEQMNDHYREELRRHRESVLGESSRTSDKKKKKKKRKSVRRSRSRSRSPSSHHRRKSKRKHKREHHSKHHPGTESSSESEDDQRKTKECPEQRTEPTPPGHVS, from the exons ATGGGTAAGAAAAAGAAAGGAGCT GTGTGCAACAATCCAGTGGCCATGGCTAGGGCCAGTGGTCCACCCCCAGTCACAGGACCCACCATCAGGGACTACCTGGCCAGAGACAGGCCGTCACT GGAAGAGGCCACGGCCTTACTGCAGCAGAGCGCCTGCAGGTACAAGGGTTCGGGAGCAATGGCAGCTTATGAGGAACAGATGAATGAT CACTACAGAGAGGAGCTGAGGAGACACAGAGAGAGTGTACTAGGGGAGAGCTCACGGACATCAGACAAAAAGAAG aagaagaagaagcgTAAGAGTGTTAGGAGGTCTCGCTCCAGGAGTAGG TCTCCATCTTCACATCACAGGAGAAAG AGTAAGAGGAAGCATAAGAGAGAGCATCACAGCAAACACCACCCAGGGACCGAGTCAAGCTCTGAGAGTGAGGATGACCAGAGAAAGACTAAAGAATGTCCTGAGCAAAGAACCGAACCCACTCCCCCTGGCCATGTCAGCTAG
- the LOC135341937 gene encoding E3 ubiquitin-protein ligase RNF167-like → MELRLCLLLTLLSSLKAVNGLTIIVNSDNGTELFRYENDNSALEGRSYSLPDNEDNRIRGHLLSPGAYRSWCEPIPSVNVNLTLIAFVESYNSICLSDLEDNIYKAGYSAMLVYTPLSNVVLPQNTDLPQAMFSDHKFAIYLNSILGANFSYNEHVYIEMWDDSLVKLERIFIIFGSILLASVILAIALFCCTFFCRTLISKWRTRGLSRWQVRRLPRRKYRKAKETTETCSICLDDFKEGGTIRVLPCEHIFHPKCVDEWLQKWNRTCPLCKSTIKRSNVARARIDPDETSGLLSEEGGASSARTSFNDETDYGATDIIPLLGPGQPPIAASPSSMELGLSPDSTETERTFHTPVPFLDGETASYQTADEGQATDVDNAN, encoded by the exons ATGGAGCTCAGGCTGTGCTTGTTACTGACTCTCCTGTCCTCCCTGAAAGCTGTTAATGGACTTACCATCATT GTGAATTCTGATAATGGAACAGAGCTATTTCGATATGAAAATGACAACTCTGCCCTAGAGGGACGTTCGTACTCACTGCCTGACAATGAGGACAATAGGATTAGG ggCCACTTGCTGAGTCCTGGTGCGTACAGAAGTTGGTGTGAGCCTATTCCATCTGTGAACGTGAACCTGACACTGATAGCCTTTGTGGAGTCCTACAACAGCATTTGCCTCAGCGACCTGGAGGACAACATATACAAAGCTGGCTACTCCGCTATGCTGGTCTACACTCCATTGAGCAATGTAGTTTTGCCCCAAAACACTGACCTTCCCCAAGCTATGTTCTCAGATCAT AAATTTGCAATTTACCTAAACTCGATACTCGGCGCTAACTTCTCTTATAA TGAGCATGTGTACATTGAGATGTGGGATGACTCTCTTGTTAAACTGGAGAGAATCTTCATCATCTTTGGCTCCATACTACTGGCCTCGGTGATTCTAGCCATTGCTCTATTCTGCTGCACATTCTTT TGTCGTACTCTGATCTCCAAGTGGCGTACTCGTGGGCTCAGTCGCTGGCAGGTCCGGCGACTCCCACGCAGGAAGTATCGCAAGGCCAAAGAGACGACTGAAACCTGCTCCATTTGTTTAGACGACTTCAAAGAAGGCGGCACTATCCGAGTACTACCCTGTGAACACA tattccACCCAAAGTGTGTTGACGAGTGGCTACAGAAATGGAATCGTACGTGTCCACTTTGTAAGTCCACTATTAAGCGCAGCAACGTGGCACGGGCGCGCATTGACCCAGATGAGACCTCTGGACTACTgtcagaggagggaggggccTCCAGTGCTAGAACTAGCTTTAATGATGAGACTGACTATGGAGCCACTGACATCATCCCTCTGTTGGGGCCAGGGCAACCACCCATTGCCGCCTCTCCCTCAAGTATGGAGCTAGGTCTGTCACCGGACTCCACTGAAACAGAGAGGACCTTCCACACTCCTGTACCATTCCTGGATGGGGAGACAGCCTCCTATCAGACTGCTGATGAGGGACAGGCCACAGATGTTGATAATGCAAACTAA
- the LOC135342006 gene encoding EF-hand calcium-binding domain-containing protein 11-like, giving the protein MAELLDPSALRKHCTDAFQNADSHRKGFLTKEDYKVAIMELLGYKPSKYELESIWTEHVGCHGEEEGGLDREAFTALITHRLMQKDIDELVRQIFVSFDVYLNGFLTLESCQRVFHEVAPLIKTDQIERWFREMDIDNDGRVTYRDFELMIKSHTLLYPSHLTK; this is encoded by the coding sequence ATGGCTGAACTGCTGGACCCTTCAGCCCTCAGGAAACACTGTACTGATGCTTTCCAGAATGCTGACAGTCACAGGAAAGGCTTTCTGACAAAAGAGGACTACAAAGTGGCCATCATGGAGTTGCTGGGGTACAAGCCATCTAAGTACGAGCTGGAGTCCATCTGGACGGAACATGTTGGTTGCCATGGCGAAGAGGAGGGTGGCCTGGATAGAGAAGCATTCACTGCACTGATAACCCATCGTCTCATGCAAAAAGACATTGATGAACTAGTTCGCCAGATTTTTGTGAGTTTTGACGTCTACTTGAATGGATTCCTCACCCTTGAGTCTTGTCAACGAGTATTCCACGAGGTTGCCCCTCTAATCAAGACTGACCAAATTGAGAGGTGGTTCAGAGAAATGGACATTGACAATGATGGACGAGTTACTTATAGAGACTTTGAACTCATGATAAAATCTCATACTTTGTTGTATCCATCACATCTCACTAAATAA